Genomic DNA from Rhodoferax mekongensis:
GCGGCCGCTCCTTTGCTCAGCGTTTGCAGGTACAGCGCCATGGACAGGGCATCCCCGGGTTCCAGGTACTGGGTGCTGTTGCGTACGACATCGGCCATAGGGCCCGCCACGTAGGCTTGCTGGTGCTGCCCCCGCGTCAGCAGGGTGACAATGTCAGCAGCGTCCCAGTTGCTGAGCCCGGCTTCCGATGGGTCATTCAAGGCGGGCGCGTACCAGCGGCCATCGGGCAAGGTGGCACCATTCCAAGCGGCGGATGTGCGCAGACCGCCCAGCCGGTTCCGTGGGGTGTGGCATTCGGCACAGTGTCCCAGGCCTTGCACCAGTTCAGAGCCCCGGCGTGCCGAAGGGGGCGCATCTACCCGGGCGATGGTTGTTGTTTCCGCTTCGCTGAAATGCAGGATGCGCCATGCAGTGAGTGCGGTCTGGGTGCCGAGTGGCCAAGGTAACTCGTGCGACTTGTTCTTCGTGTCAGCTGCAGGCAGAGTGCGCAGGTACGCAAATAGGGCATCGCTGTCGGCGCGGCTCACCCGGGTGAAGCTGGTGTACGGAAAGGCGGGGTTCAGTACGCGGCCGTGAGGTCCCACGCCCTGGTGCATGGCACGCCAGAAGTCGCCCTCGCTCCACTGCCCAATGCCGGCGGTGGGGTGGGGAGTGAGATTGCCGGGATAAACACGACCGAATGGCGTTTGCAAACCATCTCCTCCCGCATATGCCTGTCCGCCGCGCGCGGTGTGGCATTGGGCGCAATTGCCGAGGCGTGCCAGGTAAGCGCCGCGCTGCACCTGAGTGGCGTCTTGGATCGCGGGTAGAGCTTGTGGCGATGGCGTTGACTTGCGCACCGCAGGGGCCACCCATTCCGCTACCACTACAAACAACAAAGCCGCAGCGAAGAGTCCGGCAAAAATCTTTTTCATGGCGCACTCCCGCATTCAGGCAGGGGGCTCAGTTGGGCGGATCGCGCTGGTCGCGCCGATACCGCCGTGCTATTGGCAGGCACGGGTTGGGACGACAACCACTGGGAGATGGCATTCACGTCTGCATCGCTCAGGCGCTTGGCGATGGTTGCCATGCAGTCAGGCGCGTGGGCTCTGCGCTGGCCGGTTTGCCAGCCGCCCAGTTGGGCGTTCAGGTAGTCGCGTGGTAAACCTAGCAAACCCGGGACACCGGGTTGTAGTCCTGTCAGGGCCTGGCCGTGGCAGGCGATACAGGCAGGTAAGCGCCGGCTTTCATCGCCCAGCAGCACCAGCGCCTTGCCGCGCGCCAGGACATCAGGGGCTACCGTGGGAGTGGCTGGCGCAGGGTAGGGCACATGCAGGCTGGCAAAGTAGTCCGCCATGGCGCGCAGGTAATCCTCGCTCAGGGGGGCAATCAGGTGCTGCATGGGGCTGTACTGGCGGCGCCCTTCCTGAAAGTTTTGCAGCTGGTTGTACAAGTAGCCGGCAGGTTTGCCCGCAATGCGTGGGTAGTAACCATCCGGCCCGGCCTTGCCTTGCTCGCCATGGCAGGCTGTGCAGGCGCGCGTCCGTTCTGCCATGCCGCCGGGCTGTGCATGTCCCGCTTCAGGCCATGCGAGTAGTACGCAACAGAAACAAAAAAGCGCAGTGATCGCACTGCGCTGGAGGAAGGTCAGGCTTGCTCGCATGGGGTGAGCTTACCCCAGCTGCCTTATGCGGGGCTGTCAGCCCAGACTACCCCTTTTTTCATGTGGGACCAGCGCTCAAACGATGGGCCGTAGGCGGTTTCTATGCAAGGGCGTTTGACCTTCAGCGTAGGGGTCACCATGCCGTTTTCTGCGGTCCACGTGGTGGTGACAGCAGCCAGAAAATCCAGCTTCTCGTGCGGTTCCAACTGTTGGTTGACATCATGGAGGTGCATCTCCAGCGCCCTCTCCAGTGTGTTTCTCCCTTCCAGTGTTTTGCTGAGTTCCAAGGCTTCGGGTGACAGCATGACCAAAGCAAACGGCTGGGCAAAGTTGGCGCCCGTCACCGCACACGCTTCAATGGAACTATGTGTGACCAGTTTGTCCTCAATCGGCGCAGGTGCGATGTATTTGCCCTTGCTGGTCTTGAACATGTCCTTGACCCGCCCGGTGATGCTGAGGTAGCCCTCGCGGTCCATGTGACCTTTGTCCCCGGTGCGCAGCCAGCCGTCCGGGGTGAAGGTTTCTGCGGTGAGCTCAGGTTCGCGGTAGTAGGCTTTCATCAGACCTGGACTGCGCATCTGTATCTCGCCGCTGTCGGTGTCTGTCCTGCTTTCCACGCCGTCATAGGGTTTGCCTACCGAACCGGTCTGGCGCGAGCCGGGCAAAGTGGAGTGCGACACGCCGCTGTTTTCGGTCATGCCATAGACCTCGACCAGGTCCAGACCCAGGTTGCGGTACCACTGCAGCACATCGGCGGGCATGGGGGCCGCGCCCCCTGCGGCAATGCGGCATTGGTCTAACCCTAAGCCCTTGAGAATCTTGCGTCGTACCAATGTGCTGATGACAGGCAGGCTCAACAAGGTGCGCAGCTTCCTGGCCGGTACCTTGCCCAGCACACCTTGCTGGAACTTGACCCAGAGGCGCGGTACCGAGAAAAAGATGGTGGGCCGGGCGCGCTGCAGGTCCTGCAAAAAAGTGTCCAAAGACTCGGCAAAGAATATGTGCCCGCCGTAGCGCAGAGATGCCTGCTCAATCAACATGCGCTCGGCCACATGCGCCAAAGGCAGGTACGAGATGTAGCGGTCCGCGCTGCTCATGGGGAAGCGGCGGGTGGCGCAGCTCACGCCCCAGGCCATGCTGTTGAAGGTGTGCACCACGCCCTTGGGCTTGCCGGTAGTGCCCGAGGTGTAAATGATGGTGCTGGTGTTCTCTCCTGCGGGCTCAGGGCTCGCAGCCAGGGGGCTGGTGGCGCTGACCAGCTCCAGCCACTGGTGGGCATGCATATTGGGTGCCAAGGGCAGGGCAATCAG
This window encodes:
- a CDS encoding cytochrome c translates to MKKIFAGLFAAALLFVVVAEWVAPAVRKSTPSPQALPAIQDATQVQRGAYLARLGNCAQCHTARGGQAYAGGDGLQTPFGRVYPGNLTPHPTAGIGQWSEGDFWRAMHQGVGPHGRVLNPAFPYTSFTRVSRADSDALFAYLRTLPAADTKNKSHELPWPLGTQTALTAWRILHFSEAETTTIARVDAPPSARRGSELVQGLGHCAECHTPRNRLGGLRTSAAWNGATLPDGRWYAPALNDPSEAGLSNWDAADIVTLLTRGQHQQAYVAGPMADVVRNSTQYLEPGDALSMALYLQTLSKGAAAPKPAPASVRENALGAKLYENQCAQCHGKRGEGVENAYPALAGNRAVLMDNTNNLVLILLKGAYGPSTTGKPQPFGMPPYQFALNDVEMANVLSFIRNSWGNHALPVTEFDINKIRNAPDR
- a CDS encoding AMP-binding protein yields the protein MTPITVQPADLPLACLYRWERERPNEIYLSQPMSGGQVLEITWAQAARQVRCMAQWLQAQGWPAGSRVAIIGKNSAHWILADMAIAMAGYVSVPIYPTFNGESLSYILLHSESKALFVGKMDDIANLRTGVPPELPLIALPLAPNMHAHQWLELVSATSPLAASPEPAGENTSTIIYTSGTTGKPKGVVHTFNSMAWGVSCATRRFPMSSADRYISYLPLAHVAERMLIEQASLRYGGHIFFAESLDTFLQDLQRARPTIFFSVPRLWVKFQQGVLGKVPARKLRTLLSLPVISTLVRRKILKGLGLDQCRIAAGGAAPMPADVLQWYRNLGLDLVEVYGMTENSGVSHSTLPGSRQTGSVGKPYDGVESRTDTDSGEIQMRSPGLMKAYYREPELTAETFTPDGWLRTGDKGHMDREGYLSITGRVKDMFKTSKGKYIAPAPIEDKLVTHSSIEACAVTGANFAQPFALVMLSPEALELSKTLEGRNTLERALEMHLHDVNQQLEPHEKLDFLAAVTTTWTAENGMVTPTLKVKRPCIETAYGPSFERWSHMKKGVVWADSPA
- a CDS encoding c-type cytochrome, giving the protein MAERTRACTACHGEQGKAGPDGYYPRIAGKPAGYLYNQLQNFQEGRRQYSPMQHLIAPLSEDYLRAMADYFASLHVPYPAPATPTVAPDVLARGKALVLLGDESRRLPACIACHGQALTGLQPGVPGLLGLPRDYLNAQLGGWQTGQRRAHAPDCMATIAKRLSDADVNAISQWLSSQPVPANSTAVSARPARSAQLSPLPECGSAP